In a single window of the Streptomyces cinnabarinus genome:
- a CDS encoding TetR/AcrR family transcriptional regulator, with translation MSVDSVKQPPSGPRAELKRQAIVRAARELFLREGFGVGMDAIAAAAGVSKVTVYNHFGSKEALFTAVITGALDEPLAGESAAALEGLADAEDLRTALVEAARTWVHAVRTNHEVTALRNLVAAEIHRFPELGEAWRHHGTENHHPAVAGALRTLTEQGRLEILDLQVAIIQFYGLLVFPHIVFSSYGTHIDEDLTDRLITSGVDMFLDHYGPRSA, from the coding sequence ATGAGCGTGGACAGCGTCAAGCAGCCCCCCAGCGGACCTCGCGCCGAGCTCAAGCGACAGGCCATCGTCCGGGCCGCCCGCGAGCTGTTCCTGCGCGAGGGCTTCGGCGTCGGCATGGACGCCATCGCCGCCGCGGCAGGCGTGTCGAAGGTGACCGTCTACAACCACTTCGGCAGCAAGGAAGCCCTGTTCACGGCGGTCATCACAGGCGCGCTCGACGAACCGCTCGCCGGAGAGTCCGCGGCAGCGCTGGAGGGCCTGGCCGACGCCGAGGACCTGCGCACCGCCCTCGTCGAGGCGGCCCGCACCTGGGTCCACGCCGTCCGCACCAACCACGAGGTCACCGCCCTGCGCAACCTCGTCGCCGCCGAGATCCACCGCTTCCCCGAACTGGGCGAGGCCTGGAGACACCACGGCACGGAGAACCACCACCCCGCGGTCGCGGGCGCCCTGCGCACCCTCACCGAGCAGGGCCGCCTGGAGATCCTCGACCTCCAAGTGGCGATCATCCAGTTCTACGGTCTTCTCGTCTTCCCCCACATCGTCTTCAGCTCCTACGGCACCCACATCGACGAGGACCTGACGGACCGTCTCATCACCAGCGGCGTCGACATGTTCCTGGACCACTACGGCCCACGGAGCGCATAG
- a CDS encoding MFS transporter, which produces MRGLFGQVRSYERSVQLLMANQFTINFGFYMLMPYLAAHLSGTLGLAGWIVGLVLGVRNFSQQGMFLVGGTLADRIGYKPLIVAGCVLRTLGFATLGLVDSLPALLAASAATGLAGALFNPAVRAYLAADSGERRVEAFALFNVFYQAGILLGPLVGMVLTGVDFRVTCLVAAGIFALLSVVQIRALPARRAEEDQRKGSDGRAGVLAQWRGILANRSFLLLSVAMIGSYVLSFQVYLALPLEVRRLGGDGEFGTAAVAALFAVSGLSTILGQTRVTAWCKARYEPGQALVRGLAAMGLAFVPLLLATAVPVPEAGIGLWLPAAVPPALAALLLALGTMIAYPFEMDTIVRLSGGRLVATHYGLYNTICGIGITVGNLGTGASLDAARAAGVPALPWITLTALGLTCAAALYGLHRTGRLAAPPAAEPLAATA; this is translated from the coding sequence GTGAGGGGGCTGTTCGGCCAGGTCCGGTCGTACGAACGCAGTGTGCAGCTGTTGATGGCGAACCAGTTCACCATCAACTTCGGCTTCTACATGCTGATGCCCTATCTGGCCGCCCACCTGTCCGGGACGCTCGGTCTGGCCGGCTGGATCGTCGGACTCGTCCTTGGCGTGCGGAACTTCAGTCAGCAGGGCATGTTCCTGGTCGGCGGAACGCTCGCCGACCGGATCGGCTACAAGCCGCTGATCGTCGCCGGGTGCGTGCTGCGCACCCTCGGCTTCGCGACGCTCGGACTGGTGGACTCGCTGCCCGCGCTGCTGGCCGCGTCCGCGGCCACCGGGCTGGCCGGGGCGCTGTTCAACCCGGCCGTCAGGGCGTACCTCGCGGCCGACTCGGGGGAGCGCAGGGTCGAGGCCTTCGCCTTGTTCAATGTGTTCTACCAGGCGGGAATCCTGCTGGGCCCACTGGTGGGCATGGTGCTGACCGGGGTGGACTTCCGCGTCACCTGCCTGGTGGCGGCGGGGATCTTCGCGCTGCTGAGCGTCGTACAGATCCGCGCGCTGCCCGCCCGGCGGGCCGAGGAAGACCAGCGGAAGGGGAGCGACGGCAGGGCGGGTGTGCTCGCCCAGTGGCGGGGCATCCTCGCCAACCGGTCGTTCCTGCTGCTCTCCGTCGCGATGATCGGGTCGTACGTGCTGTCCTTCCAGGTGTACCTGGCGCTGCCGCTGGAGGTCCGACGGCTGGGTGGCGACGGGGAGTTCGGCACTGCGGCGGTCGCGGCGCTGTTCGCCGTGTCCGGGCTGAGCACCATCCTCGGTCAGACACGGGTGACGGCGTGGTGCAAGGCGCGGTACGAGCCCGGGCAGGCGTTGGTGCGTGGGCTGGCGGCGATGGGGCTGGCCTTCGTTCCGCTGCTGCTCGCCACGGCCGTACCCGTGCCGGAGGCCGGGATCGGGTTGTGGCTGCCGGCGGCGGTGCCGCCGGCGCTGGCCGCGCTGCTGCTGGCCCTGGGCACGATGATCGCCTACCCGTTCGAGATGGACACCATCGTCCGCCTCTCCGGTGGCCGGCTCGTCGCCACGCACTACGGGCTCTACAACACGATCTGCGGCATCGGCATCACTGTCGGGAACCTCGGCACGGGCGCCTCGCTTGACGCCGCCCGCGCGGCCGGGGTGCCCGCCCTGCCGTGGATCACGCTGACCGCGCTGGGACTGACCTGCGCGGCGGCGCTGTACGGCCTGCACCGCACCGGCCGACTGGCGGCACCGCCCGCCGCCGAGCCGCTGGCCGCGACCGCCTGA
- a CDS encoding PLP-dependent cysteine synthase family protein, giving the protein MQSLTKAAVAPGRSALSGLVGNTPLLRVSEPLAPAGRGFWAKLEGFNPGGIKDRPALHMVERARARGDLRPGGRIIESTSGTLGLGLALAGMVYGHPVTLVTDPGLELSMTRLLSAYGAQVNVVSEPHPTGGWQQARRERVQRLLEQHPDSWCPDQYSNPDNVAAYTPLALELAAEMGHIDVLVCSVGTGGHSAGVSRVLRQLYPELTVVGVDTTGSTIFGQPARPRLMRGLGSSIYPRNVAYENFSEVHWVAPAEAVRTCRRLAASHYATGGWSVGAVALVAGWLARTTPADARIVAIFPDGPQRYLGTVYDDDYCAAHGLLDSPPAPEPELIDHLDEKEVTRWTRCTTVVDPLTLQRADEASAAESGTSEEGR; this is encoded by the coding sequence ATGCAGTCATTGACCAAGGCCGCGGTCGCCCCGGGCCGGTCCGCCCTGTCCGGACTGGTGGGCAACACCCCACTGCTGCGGGTGTCGGAGCCGCTGGCTCCGGCGGGGCGTGGCTTCTGGGCGAAGCTCGAGGGCTTCAATCCTGGCGGAATCAAGGACCGTCCGGCGCTGCACATGGTGGAGCGGGCCCGGGCACGTGGCGACCTGCGGCCCGGTGGGCGGATCATCGAGTCCACGAGCGGGACTCTGGGTCTGGGGCTGGCGCTGGCCGGGATGGTGTACGGCCACCCGGTGACGCTGGTCACCGATCCGGGGCTGGAGTTGTCCATGACCCGGCTGCTGAGCGCGTACGGCGCCCAGGTCAACGTCGTCTCCGAGCCGCATCCCACGGGCGGCTGGCAGCAGGCCCGCCGCGAACGTGTGCAGCGGCTGCTGGAGCAGCACCCCGACTCCTGGTGCCCGGACCAGTACAGCAACCCCGACAACGTCGCCGCCTACACCCCGCTGGCTCTCGAACTGGCCGCCGAGATGGGCCACATCGACGTGCTGGTGTGCAGTGTCGGCACCGGAGGCCACTCGGCGGGAGTGTCCAGGGTGCTGCGCCAGCTCTACCCGGAATTGACCGTCGTCGGAGTGGACACGACCGGTTCGACGATCTTCGGCCAGCCCGCGCGTCCCCGCCTGATGCGCGGGCTCGGTTCCAGCATCTACCCCCGCAATGTCGCCTACGAGAACTTCTCGGAGGTGCACTGGGTGGCCCCGGCCGAAGCGGTGCGGACCTGCCGCCGGCTGGCCGCCTCCCACTACGCCACCGGCGGATGGAGCGTCGGCGCGGTCGCGCTGGTGGCCGGGTGGCTGGCCCGGACGACGCCGGCGGACGCACGGATCGTCGCGATCTTCCCTGACGGGCCACAGCGCTACCTCGGGACCGTCTATGACGATGACTACTGCGCCGCCCACGGGCTGTTGGACTCCCCACCGGCGCCCGAACCGGAACTGATCGACCACCTGGACGAGAAGGAGGTCACGCGGTGGACCCGGTGCACCACCGTCGTCGATCCCCTCACTCTGCAACGCGCCGACGAAGCCTCGGCTGCCGAGTCCGGTACCTCCGAGGAGGGCCGGTGA